A genomic window from Gigantopelta aegis isolate Gae_Host unplaced genomic scaffold, Gae_host_genome ctg4678_pilon_pilon:::debris, whole genome shotgun sequence includes:
- the LOC121392847 gene encoding LOW QUALITY PROTEIN: calpain-9-like (The sequence of the model RefSeq protein was modified relative to this genomic sequence to represent the inferred CDS: inserted 1 base in 1 codon; deleted 3 bases in 2 codons), producing the protein MADKGEGVKMKITLPGTGPAEDIVSDPKLYTGGASRFDVAQGILGDCWLVAAIASLTQDKLLLSKVIPQDQGFGKGYAGIFHFHFWHFGEWXDIVVDDRLPTYNGKLIFSILLMDNEFWSALLEKAYAKLYGGYEALKGGKTSEAMTDFTGGVVESFNLKDNPSGLFERMMKSSKRASLMSCSVAVNY; encoded by the exons ATGGCGGACAAAGGTGAAGGCGTTAAGATGAAAATAACCCTACCAGGGACTGGACCTGCAGAA GATATTGTATCTGATCCTAAGCTCTATACTGGAGGTGCTAGTAGGTTTGATGTAGCACAAGGTATATTGGGTGATTGCTGGTTGGTAGCAGCCATTGCTTCGCTCACACAGGACAAACTACTACTTAGCAAA GTGATACCTCAAGATCAAGGGTTTGGAAAAGGTTATGCCggcatttttcattttcatttctggCACTTTGGAGAAT TTGATATTGTAGTTGATGATCGACTGCCTACTTATAATGGAAAGTTGATTTTT TCCATTCTACTGATGGACAATGAATTTTGGAGTGCCTTGCTTGAAAAAGCATATGCTAA AttgtatggtggttatgaagctCTCAAAGGAGGTAAGACTTCAGAAGCCATGACAGATTTCACTGGTGGAGTTGTTGAAAGTTTTAACCTCAAAGACAACCCATCC GGTCTCTTTGAACGTATGATGAAGAGCTCAAAACGTGCCTCTCTCATGAGCTGCTCTGTAGCGGTAAATTACTAA